In Sorghum bicolor cultivar BTx623 chromosome 10, Sorghum_bicolor_NCBIv3, whole genome shotgun sequence, one genomic interval encodes:
- the LOC8066889 gene encoding putative disease resistance protein At1g59780: MESAAQSVLGNVAQLLGEEYQLLSGVGGEVVELRDDLDTMNALLRMQSEAEDGAVDHFVAVWMKQLRELAYDSEDCIDLYRLRIQAQRRLPSLARDALAAPSPGV, encoded by the coding sequence ATGGAGAGCGCGGCGCAGTCCGTTCTGGGCAATGTTGCGCAGCTTCTGGGTGAGGAGTACCAGCTGCTATCAGGTGTCGGTGGCGAGGTCGTGGAGCTGCGCGACGATCTGGACACCATGAACGCGCTGCTCCGCATGCAGTCGGAGGCTGAAGACGGCGCCGTGGACCACTTCGTCGCCGTGTGGATGAAGCAGCTCCGCGAGCTCGCCTACGACTCCGAGGACTGCATCGACCTGTACAGGCTCCGCATCCAGGCCCAACGACGGCTTCCGAGCCTGGCTCGGGACGCTCTCGCCGCGCCGTCGCCTGGCGTGTGA